A genome region from Anopheles stephensi strain Indian chromosome 2, UCI_ANSTEP_V1.0, whole genome shotgun sequence includes the following:
- the LOC118507690 gene encoding uncharacterized protein LOC118507690, with product MNNSTRNEYSSLIREQRQLKKAESVLKSMIEKINRELNQLVVEELQIKSRDIQLSIDTVTVEPVKPSVPPPDVATSSKEINQQTLNLEVQDERLLESLEETEDEL from the exons atgAATAATTCTACGAGAAATGAATACTCATCCTTGATCAGAGAACAGCGACAGCTGAAAAAAGCGGAAAGCGTGCTTAAATCCATGATTGAAAAGATCAACCGTGAACTGAACCAGCTGGTG GTTGAGGAACTACAGATCAAATCGCGAGATATCCAGCTTAGCATAGACACCGTAACTGTTGAACCCGTTAAACCATCGGTTCCACCGCCGGATGTAGCCACCTCCAGCAAGGAAATTAATCAACAAACACTCAATCTGGAGGTGCAGGACGAACGATTGCTGGAATCGCTAGAGGAAACGGAGGACGAGCTATAG
- the LOC118507685 gene encoding uncharacterized protein LOC118507685: MAWNFSFVLIAACALMVSAAPSKPAIKPRNQELREAIEEYRVRFDELHKEKDQFLQFGRTGLWATVRAMNEEILVDLGETRNTVEYGFDDVRLDISLLIVEGNHNEQCLLDLVYEIVAEKVELGDEISRCAAGATETKDALPESFYEFINLLQRLSNSIAETTLYSFVSQNSVTDPERHLEFLQEAFEETDRAWNEEALPLMQFELDAMEYNRPLIVADNAQCLQTIVDRQQAFEDSIRARIPSCL; encoded by the exons ATGGCGTGGAACTTTTCGTTCGTCCTTATCGCAGCATGCGCACTGATG GTTAGCGCTGCGCCGTCCAAACCGGCCATCAAACCCCGCAACCAAGAGTTGCGCGAAGCGATCGAGGAGTATCGCGTCCGTTTCGATGAGCTGCACAAGGAAAAGGATCAATTCCTGCAGTTTGGCCGTACCGGGCTGTGGGCGACGGTGCGCGCTATGAACGAGGAAATTTTGGTCGATCTCGGTGAGACCCGCAACACGGTCGAGTACGGTTTCGACGATGTGCGGCTAGACATTAGCCTGCTGATCGTCGAGGGTAACCACAACGAGCAGTGCCTGCTGGATCTGGTTTACGAAATCGTGGCCGAGAAAGTAGAGCTGGGCGATGAAATCAGTCGCTGTGCGGCCGGTGCCACCGAAACCAAGGACGCGCTGCCCGAATCGTTCTACGAGTTCATCAATCTGCTGCAGCGCCTTTCCAACTCGATTGCCGAGACGACGCTCTACTCGTTCGTGAGCCAGAACTCGGTCACCGATCCGGAGCGCCATCTCGAGTTTCTGCAGGAAGCGTTCGAGGAAACGGACCGTGCCTGGAACGAGGAGGCTCTGCCGCTGATGCAGTTCGAGCTGGACGCTATGGAGTACAACCGTCCGCTGATCGTGGCGGACAATGCGCAGTGTCTGCAGACGATCGTCGACAGACAGCAAGCTTTCGAAGATTCGATTCGCGCGCGCATTCCGTCGTGTTTGTAA
- the LOC118507689 gene encoding mitochondrial import inner membrane translocase subunit TIM16, which yields MAKYIAQIIVLGGQIIGKAFTRALKQEIAASQEAAKRAGGGQKEQNRAAANLRTGMTLEEAQQILNVTKLDPEEVQKNYEHLFNVNDKSKGGSFYLQSKVFRAKERIDQELKEAKPPEGEKTDPGTGRPETAK from the exons ATGGCAAAGTACATAGCCCAGATCATCGTACTCGGTGGCCAAATCATAGGAAAGGCTTTCACGCGGGCTCTCAAGCAAGAGATAGCGGCTTCTCAAGAAGCAGCAAAGCGTGCCGGTGGTGGACAAAAGGAACAGAATCGTGCCGCAGCCAACCTAAGGACGG GTATGACCCTGGAAGAGGCACAGCAAATCCTCAACGTAACGAAGCTCGACCCGGAAGAGGTGCAGAAAAACTACGAACATTTGTTCAACGTGAACGACAAATCAAAGGGCGGATCGTTCTATCTACAATCGAAAGTGTTCCGCGCCAAAGAGCGAATAGATCAGGAACTGAAGGAGGCAAAGCCACcggaaggagaaaaaacggACCCCGGTACGGGGAGGCCCGAAACGGCCAAGTAA